The Acropora muricata isolate sample 2 chromosome 5, ASM3666990v1, whole genome shotgun sequence genome includes a window with the following:
- the LOC136916476 gene encoding uncharacterized protein, producing the protein MDSMVALYWISNPGKSWKVFVANRVRKIAQISRELKIQWKHCPSEMNLADLGSRGASLSKMEGSEWYTGPQWLLNRDDWPEQPKLISSTRSQEEEHPVREIMLYSAERKPDEWDNLLDRKPYWNTLRITAWALRFAHNSSAKLCKEKRRRGPLSTNEIMIARNYWVRREQKEVPNGLEKPGWKLVKDERTNILKCVGRIQNYRPIYLEKGLFVQKLVKHVHERMMHLGTASTMAAIREQWWIPKLRSLVKRAIRDCNICKVFAAKPFQGAATGPLPTFRTEVSRPFQHTGVDFAGPLIYKINKNEEGKAYILIFTCAVLRAVHLEVTRSQTAIEFQRKLNAFITRRTRPQRMISDNAVVFKTTADWIRKLRRSEQLHDFLAAQEIQWTFNLAKSPWWGGMYERLIKDIKKTLYKTLGKTKLTLEQLEAVVMDIEKHMNNRPLTYVESESGEDQVLTPNLIMWGQGAHILEDIEVEDDELTRFHRRLNNAKQHAWSRWQREYLHSLMESHRVKRLDAHAPEVGEIVLILGEAKNRGRWKKGKVIRIVKGADGVARGVILLHKGKQLERPIQSVCPLEIRSAEHEPKQGDCPKRREPTRERRRAAVDAASRIKNIFRDDD; encoded by the coding sequence ATGGACAGTATGGTTGCCCTATACTGGATCTCGAACCCAGGAAAGTCATGGAAAGTCTTCGTTGCTAATAGAGTCAGAAAGATTGCCCAGATCTCAAGAGAACTTAAAATCCAGTGGAAGCACTGCCCTTCCGAGATGAACCTAGCTGATTTAGGAAGCAGAGGAGCCTCCCTTAGTAAGATGGAAGGCAGTGAGTGGTATACTGGACCACAGTGGCTGCTCAATCGAGATGACTGGCCTGAACAACCAAAGTTGATAAGCAGTACAAGGTCTCAAGAAGAAGAGCACCCCGTAAGAGAGATCATGCTTTACTCTGCGGAGAGGAAGCCAGATGAGTGGGACAACCTACTAGACCGGAAGCCGTACTGGAATACCCTCAGAATAACCGCATGGGCGTTACGATTTGCACACAACAGCTCAGCCAAGTTGTGTAAGGAAAAGAGAAGACGTGGGCCTTTGAGTACTAACGAAATCATGATCGCCAGAAATTACTGGGTGAGAAGAGAGCAGAAGGAAGTCCCTAACGGTCTAGAGAAACCAGGCTGGAAGCTTGTCAAGGATGAGAGAACGAACATTCTCAAGTGCGTTGGTAGGATACAGAATTACAGACCTATTTACCTTGAAAAGGGGCTGTTCGTACAGAAGCTCGTTAAACATGTGCACGAACGAATGATGCACCTGGGGACAGCCAGCACTATGGCAGCTATTAGAGAGCAATGGTGGATACCCAAGCTGAGATCCCTGGTCAAGAGAGCGATACGCGACTGCAATATTTGCAAGGTGTTTGCCGCCAAGCCATTCCAGGGTGCAGCCACCGGTCCCTTGCCGACATTCCGCACCGAAGTGAGCAGACCCTTTCAGCATACGGGAGTTGATTTCGCCGGACCACTCATCTACaagataaacaagaatgaagagGGCAAGGCATACATACTTATATTCACTTGTGCGGTCCTACGAGCAGTGCATCTTGAGGTAACCAGGTCCCAAACGGCTATAGAATTCCAAAGGAAGCTGAACGCGTTTATCACTCGGAGGACGAGACCACAACGGATGATATCCGACAACGCAGTAGTGTTCAAGACAACCGCAGATTGGATCCGGAAGCTGCGGAGGAGTGAGCAGTTGCACGACTTCCTTGCCGCCCAAGAAATACAATGGACATTCAACTTGGCCAAGTCTCCGTGGTGGGGAGGAATGTACGAGAGACTCATCAAGGATATCAAGAAGACCTTGTACAAAACATTGGGGAAAACAAAACTCACACTCGAACAGCTTGAAGCGGTGGTGATGGACATCGAAAAGCACATGAATAATCGTCCTCTGACGTACGTTGAAAGTGAGAGTGGGGAGGACCAAGTCTTAACACCGAACCTTATCATGTGGGGTCAAGGTGCACACATTCTGGAAGACATCGAAGTCGAAGATGACGAACTGACAAGGTTTCACAGACGACTGAACAACGCTAAACAACACGCATGGAGTCGATGGCAAAGAGAATATCTTCATAGCCTCATGGAGAGTCATCGAGTGAAGCGACTTGACGCGCATGCCCCAGAAGTCGGAGAAATAGTGCTGATCCTGGGAGAAGCGAAAAACCGAGGACGTTGGAAGAAAGGAAAGGTGATCAGAATCGTTAAAGGAGCGGATGGCGTGGCGAGAGGGGTGATCTTGCTACACAAGGGGAAGCAATTGGAGAGACCGATACAGTCTGTGTGCCCCTTGGAGATAAGAAGCGCAGAGCATGAGCCAAAACAAGGCGATTGCCCAAAGAGAAGGGAGCCTACCAGAGAAAGGAGGCGAGCAGCTGTGGACGCAGCATCTCGCATCAAGAACATTTTCAGAGACGATGATTAA
- the LOC136917391 gene encoding uncharacterized protein, with protein sequence MRTKLISSEAANQLKLNPTHHETRQMVTLNGTKRQSMPIFHIAMDSLDGKTRERIEVTGSKMPEFATVRRPDMNKLKFKYEHARDKKFYVKPGDEYKIDIILGDSTYCKIKTEKIFKGNPGEPIVEGTTFGWVIHGGDDHVTDQCMFMRETSDYEKLYSLDVLGVQDRGENDQLDVLKEFKDEIRRREDGRYEVRVPWIPGSTLESTNEQASRRRLQNVNKKLIQNPELKEEYEKIIKDQLRDGIIETVPEQASGERTFYMPHKPVVRDSATTTKVRMVFDASAKPHHLANSVNDCMHTGPPLQPLLWDILIRARMAPFLLLGDIEKAFLQISLRGEDRDAFRFLFNVNGKEERFRFTRIPFGAEASPFMLAATLQHHYDCQPEDLHETVQVLRENTYVDNLMKTAHDVGSLGKFKEEAAQILANAKFPVHKWESNLLELESENMPNPGKILGHYWDKREDTLEIQVPKSLEETPLTKRTMLSQLGKIYDPLGIISATMVEGKRLYRDACDENRSWNKEVSSSVAKDWNKWTKQLKDVKIPRSLIQDSTTVEAVEIHQFADASNLACSTARADKWSHGGEPHGQ encoded by the exons ATGAGGACGAAACTCATATCCAGCGAAGCAGCTAATCAACTGAAGTTGAACCCCACCCATCATGAAACCCGTCAGATGGTCACACTGAATGGAACAAAACGACAATCCATGCCTATTTTCCACATCGCCATGGATTCCTTAGACGGAAAAACGAGAGAGAGGATTGAAGTTACTGGAAGCAAGATGCCGGAATTCGCGACTGTGAGAAGGCCAGACATGAATAAATTGAAGTTCAAATATGAACATGCACGAGACAAGAAGTTCTACGTAAAACCTGGAGACGAGTACAAGATTGATATCATTTTAGGAGACAGCACCTACTGCAAAATCAAGacagagaaaattttcaaggGGAACCCAGGAGAGCCTATCGTGGAAGGCACCACCTTTGGCTGGGTGATTCATGGTGGGGATGATCATGTAACTGACCAGTGCATGTTCATGAGGGAGACGAGCGATTACGAGAAATTGTACAGTCTAGACGTGTTGGGAGTGCAAGACCGAGGAGAGAACGATCAACTCGATGTCCTAAAGGAGTTCAAGGATGAAATCAGGAGGCGAGAAGATGGAAGATATGAAGTAAGAGTACCCTGGATCCCAGGAAGCACTCTGGAAAGTACAAACGAACAGGCAAGCAGGAGGAGACTTCAGAACGTCAACAAGAAGTTAATTCAAAACCCGGAACTGAAGGAAGAATATGAGAAGATCATTAAAGACCAACTGAGAGATGGCATCATAGAAACAGTCCCAGAACAAGCAAGCGGAGAGCGGACCTTCTACATGCCTCATAAGCCCGTTGTGAGAGACAGTGCCACAACCACAAAGGTGAGAATGGTCTTCGATGCTAGCGCTAAACCTCATCACCTAGCCAACAGCGTGAACGATTGTATGCATACAGGCCCTCCGCTGCAACCTCTTCTGTGGGACATTCTCATAAGAGCGCGTATGGCACCATTCCTGTTACTGGGGGACATTGAAAAGGCGTTCCTCCAAATCAGTTTAAGGGGAGAAGACAGAGACGCTTTTCGTTTCTTATTCAACGTCAACGGTAAAGAGGAGCGCTTCCGATTCACAAGGATACCATTTGGAGCTGAAGCTAGCCCCTTTATGCTCGCAGCCACATTGCAGCACCATTATGATTGCCAACCGGAGGATCTCCACGAGACTGTTCAGGTGCTTAGAGAGAACACATATGTGGACAATCTGATGAAGACGGCACACGATGTTGGGAGTCTAGGGAAGTTCAAAGAGGAAGCAGCCCAGATCTTAGCGAACGCAAAATTTCCAGTCCATAAATGGGAATCGAACCTCCTCGAGCTTGAAAGTGAGAACATGCCCAACCCAGGGAAGATTCTGGGACACTACTGGGACAAGAGAGAGGATACACTGGAAATTCAAGTGCCAAAATCCCTCGAAGAAACCCCACTGACCAAAAGGACCATGCTTAGTCAGCTGGGAAAGATCTACGACCCACTGGGAATCATATCTGCAACTATGGTTGAAGGGAAACGCCTATACAGAGACGCCTGTGATGAAAACAGGAGCTGGAATAAAGAAGTTTCATCATCTGTAGCCAAGGATTGGAACAAGTGGACAAAGCAGCTAAAGGATGTTAAGATTCCCCGAAGCCTAATACAAGACAGCACAACAGTCGAGGCAGTTGAGATCCATCAGTTTGCTGACGCGAGCAACTTGGCCTGTTCCACT GCTCGAGCTGATAAGTGGTCACATGGCGGTGAACCTCATGGCCAATAA
- the LOC136917392 gene encoding troponin I-like, which produces MSDNEGTAAQGPREDEQRLEGEIRKEINKLKYFLEETDDLIQIKDYTEMEIVTKRADKIVDRLSDLISHAEELKIDSGASSRSVRQWKKDIKSSYAALIADKERLSKTLKNRQEEIREQFERRQLESKREQQQEEERQAAEFRARKEDHERQMWQEKFEAELEMTHKRLELEKNARSTTAKLPKLRITPFKGTPTDWVRFSNMFVTQVHAKSISAEEKFGYLLEMVSPKVRDSIANLKPGEMGYKAAWERLQSEYGQTKLVINAHVNEIVHLPVVRGTNYAKIQEFYEKVSKNFDALLTLGEAEMLRGFVMITLNKLPHVKPDLVRTDDNWESWDMEAFIDGLKKWLKR; this is translated from the coding sequence ATGAGCGACAACGAAGGAACCGCGGCACAAGGTCCTCGCGAGGACGAACAACGTTTGGAGGGCGAAATACGGAAAGAGATTAACAAACTGAAGTATTTTCTGGAAGAAACAGATGATTTGATCCAGATCAAAGATTACACAGAAATGGAAATTGTCACCAAAAGGGCGGACAAAATAGTCGACAGATTATCCGATCTTATTTCCCACGCCGAAGAATTAAAAATAGACAGCGGCGCATCTTCTCGATCAGTCAGGCAATGGAAAAAGGATATCAAATCAAGTTATGCAGCTTTAATTGCAGACAAAGAAAGACTGTCGAAAACCCTAAAAAACCGACAAGAAGAGATCAGAGAGCAATTCGAGCGGCGGCAATTGGAATCGAAACGAGAACAACAGCAAGAGGAAGAGCGACAAGCGGCCGAGTTTCGTGCGAGAAAGGAAGATCATGAACGGCAAATGTGGCAGGAGAAATTCGAGGCAGAGTTGGAGATGACACACAAAAGGTTGGAACTTGAGAAAAACGCCCGTTCTACGACAGCGAAACTACCAAAGTTGAGGATTACGCCGTTTAAAGGCACGCCGACAGATTGGGTGCggttttcaaacatgttcgTCACGCAAGTTCACGCCAAGTCGATAAGCGCGGAGGAAAAATTCGGATACCTCTTGGAAATGGTGAGTCCTAAGGTTAGAGACAGTATCGCAAACTTAAAACCAGGAGAGATGGGATACAAAGCAGCGTGGGAGAGGCTACAGAGCGAATATGGCCAAACGAAACTTGTTATTAACGCTCACGTGAACGAAATAGTTCACCTTCCCGTGGTGAGAGGAACAAATTACGCCAAGATTCAAGAGTTTTACGAGAAAGTTAGCAAAAATTTCGATGCCTTACTAACGCTGGGGGAAGCGGAGATGCTTCGTGGGTTCGTCATGATAACCCTAAACAAACTTCCACATGTGAAACCCGATCTTGTGCGTACAGATGACAACTGGGAAAGCTGGGACATGGAAGCTTTCATCGATGGATTGAAAAAGTGGCTGAAAAGATGA